The Citrus sinensis cultivar Valencia sweet orange chromosome 4, DVS_A1.0, whole genome shotgun sequence DNA segment ataaaacggTGAAAGTTTGTTTGatcattatattttaagattagtaaatatttaatttttatatttttaaaaatattttaaaatatttttatcgttaaattattaatatttttatcgttacttttattctttctaACTTATTTTTACAGTATTATTCTCTTGcaataatgtttatttttttggcattaataaaaaaattaaattatcaatttaatttcaaaaaaatagaaacaaaagtaatatatattaatttttttagaatactCTACAGATGAgttaatctattaatttttttattaatatccccAAAAATTAGGCAttgatgtaaaaaaaaaacattgttgTTGGagaataatattgtaaaaacatgttaaaatgaacaaaaagtAACAACAAGAATATCAATAATCTAACGACATAaatgttttgaaatatttcaaaaaatacaaagagtAGACGAGCACTTATTGTAAAACATAGAAACTAAATGAGTCTttacctaaaaaaaattatttttttaataatttattgtttctaagaaaggttttatttgaatgttcaattttttagaagaaagtttgtacaaaaaaatccttaattattaagaattttgagaatttaaccAACTAGAGACTTCCCCACCGTCTAATCAAAGGAAAAATTTAGGTGACAGAATAGACTGCacagacagagagagagagagagagagagagagagagaatctGTTAGTGTGAGGCCCCCTTGACATAAAGTCATGAACCATCTGTTAGTTCGTTCATTTGTTTGATGTTTAGCCCGTTAGCACCAATTGCGCCGAAAATTGACAGCTAATATCAAAACTACAAGACACAGATTTGTAGCAAATTATTGTAATTGTCCCACTCCCCATTCTTTCACACAGACCATCACCgtccaaaaatttaaaaaaaaaataattgtaatatatgaAGCAcaaaatctataaaaaaaaaagaagaaaaaaacacaACCATGTGCaacacacaataaaaaaaaaattataattagatTTTCTTGGTGTTAAAAGAATTGGATTTTTATATCTTCATACGTCATCTTTTAacatgaaatttgggaaagaTTGAATTTGTAAGTAACTGATAATAATTTAGTAGACATGCAATCCCTaagttatgtttattttagtaGACAATAACAGAGGAGTTGGCATGCCTGTCTTCACCAGCAGCAAAgacattattattgttattctgACAAAAGActttattagttatttatttatcacacTGCTTAGTGCTTACCCTCCATACACGACACAAccctttgattttttaaaaggaaagaacaagtttattaataatatcttGACTCGATTAAAGACAAACAATTGTAAGACTTTAGTTGAATTTGATGGACATAAATTCATCAAGAGTAACAGCAGCCATTCACGGGAAAAGAAAACAGACAGACAGATAAAACAGAGAGAGACGGAGAAAATACGGGGGGAAAAAACAGAGGAAAACAGAGTGAGAGTGTGTGCTTGATCAATGTTGTGTCTGTAAATCTTACTTCTTGTTGCCTTGAAAATCTCATTTGATCAATTCGATGGGGGAGGGTGGTGAAGGAGTAACGTTGGAGTACACACCAACATGGGTAGTCGCGGCTGTGTGTACGGTCATCGTCGCCATTTCTTTGGGTGCTGAAAGATTGCTTCACTATCTCGGACGCtatctcaaaaataaaaaacagaaATCACTCTTTGAAGCCCTTCAAAAAGTTAAAGAAGGTCTCTCCCCTTTTAACcccttttcagtttttttcttattattattccatGATATAGTATTTGAAGTTCGAAGTATGTCACCATCTTTGTCCCGTctgcattttttgtttttttacatTTCCTCAGGATGATTTATTATGGTCAATGTTGTTTGCTTCTttgtatgtttttaatttaatttaagttttttttttcttttgggggggggggggggggggttatCTGGTTTTTGAGTTTAGTAGTTAttccactaaaaaaaaaaagagcaaataaaaaacacttcCCATCATGATACTGTGTTATGTATATAGGCAGGTATGCGTTTATGTGAATAAGAAGAtgtgtaaattaaaaaagggaTTTGTTTTTGGTTCACAGATTTTGATGTGTATTTGTGagtgtgaaaaaaaaaaagaatccgttttttcttatatttttttgtgaaaatgTTTGTGTGTGGGAATTCTTTcgaaatttgatttattggaAGTTTGGAATTGTGATGGCAGAGTTGATGCTGTTGGGGTTCATTTCACTGTTGCTGACGGTATTTCAAAACACAATCTCCAAAATCTGCGTTCATCAGGATGTTCTTGATAATATGCTTCCTTGTAAACGCAATAAAACTGCAGAATCTGAAGGGCAGAACTCTCATGTTACCACGACTTCAcattttcaaacctttttttcttcttccatttCCGGCACTGCTAAGCGTCTTCTAGCTGAAGAAGAATCTGCAGCTTCTGAGCGTGGCTATTGTGCTCAAAAGGTAAGTATAATTATCTGTTGACCCATAGGTGCTTATGACACATGTATGGAGCTTGTTATGCAGTAACCGTGTTGTTTTCCTTTATCCACACCAACTAATTTCCAGTTATTATTTATAGCTGCACATGAATTACAACTAAATGATCTGATTGGTTTTTGCTCTATCCTTTTCAGAATAAGGTGCCGTTGTTGTCAACTGAAGCCTTGCATCATCTTCATATCTTCATCTTTGTCCTAGCCATTGTCCATGTGACTTTTTGCGTTTTAACTATTCTTTTTGCTGGAGCAAGGGTGAGTCAGCAATAGATTTCTCTAACTTGTTCTTCAATTGTATAAAGTTATAGGTGTATTGAGTCTTCTTTCTTGAATAACTATCTTTTCATGATATAGATTCGTCAATGGAAAAACTGGGAGGATTCGATTGCAAAACAAGATTTCGATCCTGAGCAAGGTGGGAGCTACTACCAATTTAAGATTTGATGTCTGTCTTTTGTAATTATCTATTACTTAGTAATTGAGTGAAATATCTGCTTTATGCATGTTTGTTGAaaacttttttgtttatgACATGTAAAAGTTGTTTTATAACTactctaataaaaaaaatggttattCTATAGAAGTGTCAAAATGGATTACCAATGGGATATAATTGCATTGCTCTGCACATGTTTTTCTTTCACAATTTCAGCTGTAATGTCATTTAACATATGACCATATTTACAAGTCAACTTTCGGCTGCCTTATTTTATATCAGTTTCCTCATGCAAAGAAGTATTGAAGATCAATCTGTCgttcatatttattacatttgtTAATTATAAGCTGCCTTACTGCAGTTTTGAAGACAAAAGTCACCCATGTTCACCAGCATGCTTTTATCAAAGAGCACTTTCTGGGTTATGGGAAAGATTCAGCTCTGCTGGGATGGATGGTGAGTTACTTCTTCTAATAGAATCATATTTTGATTGGACACTAGAACttgcagaaaaataaaatcttgttTGGGGTGCATGTTTGCCTGGAGCCCTGTCCCGATGGATTAATGGGTAAGCCACTGTTGGATGTAGGGTCCTTCCGGAAATTGTTTCCTTTGTTGTTTTGGTGTAGGGTTGTCCTAAAGAATCACACATATAgttatataaatatagaaatGTTCACATATCACTTATTGCTCTTTTGTTGGAGAGCTACACTGTGTATTTCCACACTATTGGAAAAGTCGTGTGGCTTTGCCTTTGGTTGGATTTCGTGAACAAACTGTTTTATCTCTAAAACTAAACATACATGCATAGgcacattatttatttatttatttttttccctgacATATATATTGGCATTCTCTGTTTAGGCAGCTGATGGTCCACTCTTACTGTACTTACCCTTTGTTTATTATGTTCTTTGACATAGTGgtaaaaaaaaggggaaaaaattatattgtttgatTTGACACTGTCTATTATATttcagaagaagaaaagtaatttttgATACATCTATATGGGACTCTGATAgtctgattttctttttcttcttcttcttattcttctgTCCTACAGCTATCTTTTTTCAAGCAATTCTATGCTTCTATTACAAAAGCAGATTATGTGACATTGCGACTCGGTTTTATCATGGTAAGGAATCTAATGCAAGGATGTTGTTGTCTTGTATATATTCAGTATGTCCTTTAGTCAATCCTAATCCTTATTTCTATGTTAGACCCATTGCAGAGGAAGTCCGAAGTTTAATTTTCACAAATACATGATACGTGCCCTTGAAGATGATTTCAAGCGAGTTGTTGGTATTAGGCAAGTGTTTTTTTAACCATCTTTGACTATTGTTTGCAGTGCATATCTACCGGATATATTGCATTGAACATTAATActgattttcttttgcttaCTGATCTTCTAAATTCACCTTTGCAGCTGGTATCTTTGGATCTTTGTGGTCATATTCTTGTTGCTGAATATTAATGGTATGCTACTCCTTGGACTAGCACTGGTAGCAGTTAGAATGCTGATGCCAAGTATAATTACATCAACAGAGATTTACACTTTAAGAGTAAAAAAAGTATCTTAAGTCCAAGTACAGTCGGTAATTTGAATGTTTTAATGGCTACAATAAAAGGCattctgaaaattaaatattttctgttaTTTGGCTAAACATAAGTCCTTTGAGAGACATTGACTGCTTGGATTTGGTCCTTCTTTTCAAGTTTGTCTACTAGTATCTGACTCTCTTAGTTCTGATGGTGTGGAGGTAGGTGGTGATCAGATTATAAGAAATGACATATCTTCATCTTATCTACCATATTCTTCATCAACGGCTTTTCATCCTATTATTTTTCGTCCTGTGTATGAATGACATTGATATTTTAAGTCAATAGGAGACACTACTCTTATTTTACGTCAAATTTTATCAGTATTTtccaatattttgaataattaagtTTGTACTGAGCATGTGAATAAGGAAAAACTTGATCTCTGGTGGAAATATTGTAGTCTTAATAGATGCAAGAAgacaattataaaaaataaagttttcttttatatctgataaaattcaaaaaagttTTAGTTTCCTTAAATTTACTATAAAGAGGCACTGTCTCGGTTTGTTGGCTTTGATTGTATCAATCATTTTTGCTTATCACTTTCTTGTGGAGCCACATATTTAGCAAACCATTGGCTGAAAGGTCAAGTTGCTCTCAATGTCTGAACCTACCAGAGTTTTTCCTTCCCCTTTCTCGTGTTTGTGCCATCAGCCTATTTCTTGCTCCTTCTTATCGGTCCATTTACTGCATTTATTCACATTTCTCACAAATGATTCAACTACGTCAACATTGTTCCTTTTTCCCAATTCTTCCTGTTCCTTGTTGAAGTTATGTCCACATTTTTGCAAACACATTTAGGCGAGGCCTGATATTCTTTTTGCTTTACCACTCATATATACGAAATCATCATTAATGTAACAATTTTGCCAACATGTTTCTTTTCCAGATTGGTTACTTTTGTATGGCCATTTGATTTACTTCAAGTTGATTGAAATATGCTGGTCATGATACTATTGAAAACACATCTTGCTTGATACATACAGTTGTAACTTTGTTTAGATTTTGTATTCTTTCAT contains these protein-coding regions:
- the LOC102625747 gene encoding MLO-like protein 1 — encoded protein: MGEGGEGVTLEYTPTWVVAAVCTVIVAISLGAERLLHYLGRYLKNKKQKSLFEALQKVKEELMLLGFISLLLTVFQNTISKICVHQDVLDNMLPCKRNKTAESEGQNSHVTTTSHFQTFFSSSISGTAKRLLAEEESAASERGYCAQKNKVPLLSTEALHHLHIFIFVLAIVHVTFCVLTILFAGARIRQWKNWEDSIAKQDFDPEQVLKTKVTHVHQHAFIKEHFLGYGKDSALLGWMLSFFKQFYASITKADYVTLRLGFIMTHCRGSPKFNFHKYMIRALEDDFKRVVGISWYLWIFVVIFLLLNINEWHTYFWIAFIPFILLLAVGAKLEHVISQLAHEVAEKHIAIEGELVVQPSDQHFWFNRPQIVLFLIHFILFQNSFEIAFFFWILIQYGFDSCIMGQVCYIVPRLIIGVFIQVLCSYSTLPLYAIVTQMGSSFKKAIFEENVQVGIVGWAEKVRRKKDPKAAKDGSTQSSSHQGVQLGRAFRKSSTPEEIQPSTHGSEGSK